One Salvia miltiorrhiza cultivar Shanhuang (shh) chromosome 6, IMPLAD_Smil_shh, whole genome shotgun sequence genomic window, TTACCAACCGTTTGAAAAGGTCAGAACAATTAAAATTTCGTATATTTAGAactaaattttttaattcatgtgCAAAACTAGTGCAATTACCCCTATATAGAAGCATTAATACTTTTTATGAAATTGATATGAGATAGAAAAGGTGGGTTGAACATGATGCAGGAAGGATTTTGCCGATTATGCCGACTTCTGTTTCAAGACGTTTGGCGACAGAGTGAAGAACTGGCAGACGTTCAACGAGCCTCGAGTCGTAGCTGCGCTGGGATACGACAACGGATTCTTCGCTCCGGGACGATGCTCCAAAGCATATGGTAACTGCACAGAGGGGAACTCTGCTACTGAGCCTTACATTGTTGCTCACAATATCATTCTCAGTCACGCCGCCGCTGTGCAAAGGTATCGCCATAAATATCAGGTAATCAAActgacttttttttaaaaaaaaaaaaaagaaaagaaaagaatgagTTACATATGCATGATGGAATCTTTCAGGTGAAACAGAAGGGGAGGATTGGGATTCTGTTAGATTTCGTGTGGTACGAGCCTCTTACGAGATCCAAAGCAGACAATTATGCCGCTCAGAGGGCTAGAGACTTTCACATTGGATGGTACGTAATTATGTGTTAAACCATTAAAACTAGGGCTGCCAAATTTTCCTACCATACGAACGCGCACGGAATTAATGAGTTAATGTCTGAGCTTGTCGTATGTGTGTTCCTTATAATACGACATGATATGAATCCATGTGTTTCCAGATGACACGATAATTTCGTGTCGTGTTCGAGTGCAtgtcgaatagtgtcattttcatataataacacgataatatatattcatataaatttatagtttttttagAATTAATCATAGTTTGTATccccaatttttagtatttttcaaaaaatgtctTAAACTTGGGCTTTTACTTTAAGAACCCTCAACTTTgaaaacttttgattttatttccaaTCTTATAGAATTCGACAAAAAATAATGAGTACCCAGCTAAGAATCCGGCAAGGTAACTCACTATCAATTCTGTAAGGCAGGACATGAATCAAACTTTTTACAGAATTGAGAGTTCTTGAAATTAAGTGGGATAACTATGACTAAcacttattttatgtttatttatttcctaGTTAGAGTTTAAAATCGTGTTCGCATCGAACAAATTCTCAACAAGTCGTGTTTGTGTTCACAATAGCGACACGACATAAGATGAGAATTCTAattaaaaccaaaatttgaaaattttatgtattttattttggtagGTTCTTGCATCCGTTGGTGTACGGAGAGTATCCAAAGACAATGCAGAATATAGTAGGAAAGAGGCTGCCCAAGTTCAATGAGGAAGATGTGAAGATGGTGAAGGGAGGCTTCGATTTCATAGGTGTAAATCAATACACTGCATACTACATGTATGATCCGCACCAACCAAAACCCAAGGTCTTGGGATACCAGCAAGATTGGAATGTCGGATTTGCTTGTATgaaaatttctattttatttatctaCGTACCTCGTCTTACGTTAATTTATGTTCCTTAATAATTTTCTAACATTACGTTATCCTAAATCTTTGGCAGATGAACGACATGGAGTGCCGATTGGACCAAGGGTGAGTTTATctcaatattaatattatataatattaaggTCTATGATTTAATTAGATTAGTTTCCAATTAACATAATAaagatgatttttatttgatcatCTCCCCCTATACATAATACATGTATAGAGGAAGTATCATATATTGTACCCAAGTTTTAGGTAATACTCTTACAACTGCACAGTGTTAAACACAAAActgtttatataaatttaaaattgcaTATATGCATTAACATTTTTGCATATGTGTATATAATGCATTTTCAAAAGATGCATGATTATATATACAATAATATTATATTGTTTTATACATGAAAATGCATGAGTACTACGATGCTACGGGAGGGAATTCCTGACCCTACATGGTACATATGTAAATATATATGCTaagtttttgataaaatgaTTGATTTGTTTGAATTTATGTGTGCAGGCACATTCCTACTGGCTTTACATTGTGCCATGGGGTCTATACAAAGCTGTGAACTACATAAAAGAGCATTATGGAAATCCCACCATGATTTTGGCTGAGAATGGTAACATATATaacaaaaaagaataaaaattattgtataCATAATAAGCTCGACTTTATTGAAGTAACAAGACTAGCAAATTTGATgacatatatataggaatggatCAGCCAGGCAACCTGACTCTCCCAAAGGTATTGCATGACACTATAAGAATCAACTACTACAAGAGCTACTTAGCACAACTGAAGAAGGCGATCAACGAGGGCGCCAACGTGGAGGGCTACTTCCAATGGACATTTGTCGACAATTTCGAGTGGAGGTTAGGCTACACGTCGAGGTTTGGCATTGTCTACGTCGACTTCAAAACGCTCAAGAGGTATCCGAAGATGTCGGCTTACTGGTTCAAGCAGCTTCAGCAGAGACAAGTTAAGCATTGATCATATATGCATGGGGCAAGATTTCAAATGTTTGAACATGGAGATATATGGGAACATTATCAATAAGATGGCTTCAGTCTCTGTTTAGGAATAAGAAAGCAAGATTTCTCTAGTTTTGTACCTGTAGGCTAATTCAGTTTCAGTTtgtttagttttgtttttgGTTGAACTCAGCCATTGAATGAAGCTCTTCATCTTTATTATTGGTGAATAAATTGACCTGGTAATGGAGTatatcactactacaaaaatgctCATGATAGACTACGGTGTAGTCTATGAGATTTAAGATCTGTAGTGCTAGCTGACGTAGTCTATTCTCATCCCCATAGGCTATGATGCTAAACCGTAGTCTATATTAATTAAAGACTACAATAATTGACGCACGTACCTTaaaatagttttaaaaaaaattaggccACTATATTAGGACGGTTTGTAAAAATAGACTAATTTTTTTCGAACTAACAAAAATAGgtcaattattttaaattttggcaTTCGTAAGCCATATTTTATTCCAATCGCTCTATTTTGGACCACATTTAGGAAATTAGGCTCAAATATGGCTCCAAATGTGGCCTAGATACCAAATTGGGGCAAAATGTGGCCCAAAAcgccgaaatttaaaatattcggCCTATTTTTGTAAGTTTGAAAAAAATTGATCTATTTTTACAAATCGCTATAAGATAGTggccacaaaaaaaaaaatctaaacttGGTATAATATGTTTATCGCTAGCTAGTCAATTAATGGTACCACTACCACCCCACCCTCACCTTTTTACTATTCAAGTCTAGACTCCATACCCAGTTCTCTTTCCTCTCCAAATTTtctaaagaaaaattaaaatttctaatCAAATCCCCGTATTATATAGGTCATTTATGTACAGTACGTGATAATGTTCAAATTTTTGAAGTATTCAACGAAATTCAAAAACCTTCTCATCGTTTCATTTTGGTTTTAATTGGGCAATcctttatgtttttatttttcggcAATTTGctttaggggtgagcagaaatcGGTTCGATTGGCACCCCCAATTGGTGCGCGGTTCGGTTCCAATTCTAATCATCGGTTCGATTTTTGATTTTGagtttttggttcgattttgcaccaaatcgaaccgatgctcacccctaatttgCTTGCTTGGCCGACGGAATGTTAATTGttgtaagtaaaaaaaaaatgaatttttattgtGTACATGTGTTGATCTACTAATATAATGATTAATATCAGAAGTCATATAATTCAAATCTACTATCACACACTTTTTCAAATAAAAGTAGATTTTTTTCTATAGGTCCCACAATTGAGAATGGTTAAGCTTTGATTTCGCACAAGCTATGGCCGATTTCGCGTACTAGTCCGATACTCTATCCGACCCCTCCACCAACTTTGAAAACTCCTGCTTTTTGGCATCTTCATATGCGGCCGACACGCCCATTGCCATAGTAGCTCGACGGCAATGACGAGTACAACCTCAGGCGAAAGTTTATCACATTGAATAATAATATATAGGTGAGCCCAACGATATGATATTGTTGTATGATGTATTTCATAATGATGTTGGTAGGGTACACTGTACAAATCTATCCATAGTGGTCAAACTAAAAACGGTTATTAATGcttaaatacaaaaattttgGGTTCATTTCGGTTTTTTTTACGAACTTTGAAAGTtatcaaaaaatacacgaattttagctcattttgtttattttacaaactttgagaattataaaaaataaacaaattttggctcattttattttttccacaaaatacacaaactttggctcattttgttttttcccacaaaatatattattataaaaagtaatccaaataattcttttataattaacaATACTTCACTTGAGATTAGGCATTGGAAAATTTTTCAATCACATGGTCATGTGGTGAATATTTCACGTCATTAATTGGATCGAGAAATGCTAATTAGAATTATACAATTGGGCAGGTAATCATAAAATTTAAGTTAAAATTGAATCTAAATTGGCGTTGACGTGACATAACTCTaatcaaaacgatgtcgttttgataacaaaatatatttaaaaaaaatcatgtcacCCATAAATAATTGTCatctatcattaattaaattaattaagctaGTTAGTTAAAAGATAAGGGGAGATAATGAGTGTATGACTACATTTCAACCAATTATATAATTCTAATTAGCATTTTTCAACCTAATTAATGACGTAAAATATTCATCACATGATCATGTGATTGAGAAACTTTTCAATGCCTAATCTCAAGTGAAgtaatatttattgttaattataaaaaaattacttagataatttttttagagtacCATATttcgtgaaaaaaataaaatgagtcaaAATTCGTGTATATATGCATCAGTTATccaattaaaaaagaaaattttaattattataggCCCAATACTTGAATACATTTGGGGCTCATCTTCTGAATTAAACAAGGCCCAACCCTCCTCTCCCTCTTTCTTGTTTCATTGCTGGCGGAAGACTCCTTCTTCTTCTCAATTACTCACGGAAGGGTTGATATAGTAGAACATGTGATACTACTGTTCTTGGCGGGGAAGTGGCAAAATTGCAATAGATTTGAAGATGTCTTCGTCTAAGGGAGTCTCCGATTCTGACTCCGACTCCGACGATGGATTCAACGAAGACATGGAGGCGCTACGAAGGGCTTGCCAGCTGACCGGCGAAACGCCTGCCTCCGCAGCCGCCGCCGGTGGCATTGCCAGCGAGGCTTCCTCTTCCGAGGGGGAATCCGACGGAGATGAAGACAATGACCTTCAATTAGTTCGAAGCATTCAGAATCGCTTCGCCGTTCCCATGGATGTGGGGGAAGAGCCTCTGAAGATGAAGCCCTTGTGTACCGTGCTGCCCGATTTGTCCGACAGCGACGATATTGAGGAAGATTACGAGACCCTCCGAGCTATTCAGCGGCGTTTTGCTGCCTATAATGATGGTATATGCTGCCCGTTGCTTCCACCAATTGAATCAATGGGATTTAGTTGTTTATTTATGTTAAAATCGCGTTCAATAGAGTGAAACGGCGAAGTTATTATTTTGCATATAATCATCTCTAGTTTACAGAGTTGAACTTACATATTGCCGGTTGATTTTAAATTCCTATTGttcttctcttttcctttggTCTATGTATTTGTTTCTTATATCATCTTAATTCTCGAACATTTGATGCAGGCAGCTTGAAGGAGAACTTTGAGGGATTTTCACATAGACCTGAGCAGGTGGGTGCTACTATTATAGACTCGGAAAAGGAAACTTCCAATAGCTTTGTTGAGAGAACTAATGCTCGAGAAGGATTTCTTAATTGTGTAGATACGAGCGAGCCTACTGGAAAGAAAGTAGAAGTATGTGATAATGCTGGTGGGAGTTCTGATACAGTTGAATGGAATGAACTGGGTGTTGATGATGTGGCTGAATTGCCACTCAGAACTTCTCACTTTCCTAACTCAGCCCTGGCATTTGTTGATGCTATCAAGAAGAATAGATCGTGTCAAAAACTTATAAGGAGTAAGATGATGCAAATGGAAGCCAGGATGGAAGAACTTGGTAAGCTAATAGAGCGTGTCAGAATCCTTAAAGACTTTCAGGTTGATTGCAAGAAGAGGAGAGGACGAGCTTTGTCACAGAAAAAAGATCATCGTGTTCAGTTAATTTCAGTGCCAAAGCTTAAGGCAAACATGAAGGTCTTTTATCCTCTTATTCTTAATAAGTGTTATTGAATGTGTTAGTGATCTTCTCTAGAACTATTACCATTAAGTTATATATGGTGCTCTCTATTGCTGGGGATCTTGGCATTTTCTATTTTACTTGATATATAACAGCATCAGTTTTTGTTTATCTATATGTAATGGTCTCTTATCGTCAGTTCATAGCGGTATAAAGTGGATAAGAGTTAACAGCTGAGAATATCATGGATTAGTTattttcttccttcttcttgatcaattagaattttcttttattagttGTCTGTAGACGCTCAAACACTTTGCTGATTCATGCAGCCCAATGAAAAGAACATTCCTGCTTCGTACAAGGGACCTCGAGAGAATGTACATGTTCCCAACTATAAGGAGGCATTGGCAACATTTTCTATCCCTTTTAATAAGGAGAAGTGGTCTAAGGAAGAGAGGGAGAATCTCTTGAAGGGTGTGAAACAGCAATTTCAGGAAATGTTGCTTCAGCAATCTGTTGATGATCTATACAGGTATGATCTTGTATGTTTACCTGGCATGCATTCACGTAATGTATTGCAGAAGTTTTTTGACTTATTGCGTGATCTTGGTTCCTGGTACACGAAGCACTTGTTTTTTTTCAACTTTatgcttctttttcttttaacaTACTGCTTTGGGAAAACAGATTACAAGGTCTTAGAATGTGATGTGTGCTTGTAATGATTATCTGACACAGTATTTTTATGCCATTTCTGGACAATTGATTACATGGGCtttttcttgaaaaaaaatCTGTTCAGTGTGCTTGCCTCAAAGTGTAAAACCATGAAGCTCCTTTGTGTTCAGTTTCCATTACGACAGTGAACTGAAGGATGTGAAAACACTTGTACCTCCCTCACAATGGCTTTGAAGATATTGACTGCATGACTTATCCACATGCTTGAGTTCTGtttcttttttgttctttttgggCGATGAACAACTTGGTTGTCATTTTTTTGTTAGTGCACAATTAGTTCTTGTACCTCCCTCACAATGGCAGTTGCAGTTGATCTTTAAACATGTTGGTTTTAGTCTTATTCAGTATGTTGTTGTTTGCAGTGAGGCAGATGGATATTATGATTC contains:
- the LOC130990302 gene encoding beta-glucosidase 44-like; the encoded protein is MSNGAPFLLLLLFSLSSLQCFATHDENASPDSAVNFDMGGLSRSTFPKGFVFGTAASAYQVEGAADKDGRGPSIWDTFIKIPGMEPNNASGEVSVDQYHKYKEDIDLMAKMNFDAYRFSISWPRIFPNGTGKVNWKGVAYYNRLINYMLKRGITPYPNLNHYDLPQALEDRYKGWLSREVVKDFADYADFCFKTFGDRVKNWQTFNEPRVVAALGYDNGFFAPGRCSKAYGNCTEGNSATEPYIVAHNIILSHAAAVQRYRHKYQVKQKGRIGILLDFVWYEPLTRSKADNYAAQRARDFHIGWFLHPLVYGEYPKTMQNIVGKRLPKFNEEDVKMVKGGFDFIGVNQYTAYYMYDPHQPKPKVLGYQQDWNVGFAYERHGVPIGPRAHSYWLYIVPWGLYKAVNYIKEHYGNPTMILAENGMDQPGNLTLPKVLHDTIRINYYKSYLAQLKKAINEGANVEGYFQWTFVDNFEWRLGYTSRFGIVYVDFKTLKRYPKMSAYWFKQLQQRQVKH